The Acidimicrobiales bacterium nucleotide sequence ATGCCGGAGTCGGCGCGCACGACCACCACCGACGTGAGGTCCCGATCGGTGTCGCGCATGGCGACGGCACCGACGTCCAGCCCCGCCGCCCCGGCCATCCGCCGGGCCCGCACCCATGCCAGCGGAGAGTTCCACGCCACGTGGACCTCGCCCAGCAGCAGGGCCTCGACCTGGCGCTCGTAGTTCGAGTACAGGACGTAGTCGAAGTCGAGGCCCTGCCCGGCGAACCAGGTCTTGAACCCCTCCCAGATGGTGACGACCTTGGCGTCGTAGGCGACCGCGCCCATGACGAGGCCGTTGTCGGCGGCCATCAGAAGACCGGCAGGCCGCACAGGGCCCGCCCGATGAAGTCGTACAGGGCGTCGGTGGTGGGTGCCATGACGGTGGCCGCCCGGGCGTCGCGGAAGTGGCGTTCCACGCCCACCTCGCGGCGGAACGCCGCCCCCCCGCACACCCGCATGGCCAGATCGGTCACGGCGGTGGACTCCTCGCCCGCCGCTGCCTTCACCTCGAGGATCCGCAACATCGTGTCGGGCCGTCCCTGCTCCAGGGCGTTCAGCGCGTCCAGGAGGAGGCCGCGGGCCATGTCGGTGCGGACCTGCATCCGGGCGACGTTGGCCCGGACCGTGGGGTTGTCGGCCAGCGACTGGTCGAGGTGCTCGAGCCGGGTGCCCGAGGCATGGGCGGCCGCCTTGCCCGTGGCCGCCGCCATGGTGCCCACGGAGAAGGCGGCGCTCATCAGCTGGAAGTACGGGAGGACGGTTCCCATCATCACGTCGAGCCCACCACCGTCGGGGCCGAGCATGGCGCCGGCATCGACCTTGACCCCCGAGGCGGTCATGGGCCGGGATGCGTTGCCCCGCAGGCCGAGCCCGTCGAACGTGCCGGCCAGGTCGAGGCCGGGCGTGCCCGCCGGGAGGTACCAGATGGTGCTGGCCCCGTCGGCCGCCACCGGACGGCTCGACCACACGTAGCCCCCGGCCTCCCCGGCCGACGTCACCCAGCTCTTCTCGGCGTCGAGGCGGAACCCCCCGTTCTCCGCCACCGCCGTGCTGAGCGGCGCCCAGAAGTGGCTGCGACTGCCCGCCTCCGAGAATGCGAGCGACGCGACGACGGAACC carries:
- a CDS encoding acyl-CoA dehydrogenase family protein, which produces MSSPSGPTPGAAHLDALAPVISDVIAPAAAEIDRSGSYPRAAMDALGAAGLLGLVSAEDVGGMGLGHRAAAEVVEQLAGACGSTAMVVTMHYAAAAVIEANGPKEVRQDVAAGSVVASLAFSEAGSRSHFWAPLSTAVAENGGFRLDAEKSWVTSAGEAGGYVWSSRPVAADGASTIWYLPAGTPGLDLAGTFDGLGLRGNASRPMTASGVKVDAGAMLGPDGGGLDVMMGTVLPYFQLMSAAFSVGTMAAATGKAAAHASGTRLEHLDQSLADNPTVRANVARMQVRTDMARGLLLDALNALEQGRPDTMLRILEVKAAAGEESTAVTDLAMRVCGGAAFRREVGVERHFRDARAATVMAPTTDALYDFIGRALCGLPVF